The proteins below are encoded in one region of Amycolatopsis magusensis:
- a CDS encoding alpha/beta fold hydrolase, whose translation MAETVHIPGLVLTEHEFAVPLDHARPDGERITVFAREVAAPDGRDRPFLVYLQGGPGQEAPRPSGSPVAPGWLGRALRDYRVLMLDQRGTGRSTPVGLLPGRTPQEQADYLKHFRADSIVRDAEFVRAALGVDTWSVLGQSFGGFCTLNYLSTAPESLREAYFTGGLPPVGLHPDEVYRATYATVLERNRRFYLRYPGDRDRVRALHERLDAGEVVLPNGSTLTGRLFRQVGSMLGMSDGAERLHYLLERDPASPAFAHDVAASLPFNARNPLYAVIHEASYADGHATHWSAARVRPAEYEDDVTLFSGEHVYPWTLSDDRGLAPLAEAADLLAEHEWPRLYDAGRLRACEVPCAAAIYTEDAYVDRALSEGTARLLPRLRPWLTSEYEHDGLRVSGGHVLDRLIALARGHA comes from the coding sequence GTGGCTGAAACCGTGCACATCCCCGGACTGGTCCTGACCGAACACGAATTCGCCGTCCCGCTGGACCACGCTCGTCCCGACGGCGAGCGCATCACCGTCTTCGCCCGCGAGGTCGCCGCGCCGGACGGCCGCGACCGGCCGTTCCTGGTGTACCTGCAGGGCGGCCCCGGTCAGGAAGCGCCGCGCCCCAGCGGCTCGCCGGTCGCACCCGGCTGGCTGGGCCGCGCGCTGCGCGACTACCGCGTGCTCATGCTCGACCAGCGCGGTACCGGCCGGTCCACCCCGGTCGGCCTGCTGCCCGGGCGCACCCCGCAGGAACAGGCGGACTACCTCAAGCACTTCCGCGCCGACTCGATCGTGCGCGACGCCGAGTTCGTCCGAGCCGCGCTCGGGGTGGACACCTGGAGCGTGCTCGGCCAGTCCTTCGGCGGCTTCTGCACGCTCAACTACCTGTCCACCGCGCCGGAAAGCCTGCGGGAGGCCTACTTCACCGGCGGACTGCCGCCGGTCGGCCTGCACCCGGACGAGGTCTACCGCGCCACCTACGCGACCGTGCTGGAGCGCAACCGGCGGTTCTACCTGCGGTACCCGGGCGACCGCGACCGCGTGCGCGCCCTGCACGAGCGGCTCGACGCGGGAGAAGTCGTGCTGCCCAACGGTTCGACGCTGACCGGTCGCCTCTTCCGCCAGGTCGGCAGCATGCTGGGCATGAGCGACGGAGCCGAGCGCCTGCACTACCTGCTCGAACGCGACCCTGCCTCCCCGGCGTTCGCCCACGACGTGGCCGCCTCGCTGCCGTTCAACGCCCGCAACCCGCTCTACGCCGTCATCCACGAGGCCAGCTACGCCGACGGGCACGCCACGCACTGGTCGGCCGCCCGCGTGCGGCCCGCCGAATATGAGGACGACGTCACGCTGTTCAGCGGGGAGCATGTCTACCCGTGGACCCTGAGCGACGACCGCGGCCTGGCGCCGCTCGCCGAGGCCGCCGACCTGCTCGCCGAGCACGAATGGCCGCGGCTGTACGACGCCGGGCGCCTGCGTGCCTGCGAGGTCCCGTGCGCCGCGGCGATCTACACCGAGGACGCCTACGTCGACCGGGCGCTCTCGGAGGGGACCGCACGACTGCTGCCGCGCCTGCGCCCGTGGCTGACCAGCGAATACGAGCACGACGGCCTGCGGGTGAGCGGCGGCCACGTGCTCGACCGGCTCATCGCGCTCGCCCGCGGGCACGCCTGA
- a CDS encoding NAD-dependent epimerase/dehydratase family protein has translation MSQVVVTGATGNLGVAVIRALAQEPSVESVRGLARRRPEWRPPKTEFAEADIRTDDLDFTGADAVVHLAWQFQPARSPETTWEANVLGSIRVFEAAARAGVPNLVYSSSIGAYAPGPVDDRVDESWPTHGWPGAAYPREKSYLERYLDAFEQDHPSMRVVRLRPGFVFQRPAAPEQRRLFAGPLVPGQLLRPRLLPFVPDVPGLRVQVIQASDVGDAVRRALLRPVRGAFNLAAEPPLDGRGLASTLGRPLVPVPRAVVRSMVAAAFRLHAVPVDPGLFDTVARLPLMDTGRARDQLGWTPRVGAWDAVGELLAGLHGDGGHPTPPLHDD, from the coding sequence ATGTCCCAGGTAGTCGTCACCGGTGCCACCGGCAACCTCGGCGTGGCCGTGATCCGGGCGCTCGCGCAGGAGCCGTCGGTGGAGTCCGTGCGCGGGCTGGCCCGGCGACGGCCGGAGTGGCGGCCGCCGAAGACGGAGTTCGCCGAGGCCGACATCCGCACCGACGACCTGGACTTCACCGGCGCCGACGCGGTGGTCCACCTGGCCTGGCAGTTCCAGCCCGCACGCTCCCCGGAAACCACCTGGGAAGCGAACGTGCTCGGCTCCATCCGGGTGTTCGAGGCGGCCGCGCGCGCCGGGGTGCCGAACCTGGTCTACAGCTCGTCGATCGGGGCGTACGCGCCGGGACCGGTGGACGACCGGGTGGACGAGAGCTGGCCGACCCACGGCTGGCCAGGAGCCGCCTACCCGCGTGAAAAGTCCTATTTGGAGCGTTATCTGGACGCTTTCGAGCAGGACCACCCGTCGATGCGGGTGGTGCGGTTGCGCCCGGGGTTCGTGTTCCAGCGCCCGGCGGCCCCCGAGCAGCGGCGCCTCTTCGCGGGCCCGCTCGTGCCGGGGCAGCTGCTGCGCCCGCGGTTGCTGCCGTTCGTGCCGGACGTGCCGGGGCTGCGTGTGCAGGTGATTCAGGCGAGCGACGTGGGTGACGCCGTGCGCCGCGCGTTGCTGCGACCGGTGCGGGGCGCGTTCAACCTGGCGGCCGAACCCCCGCTGGACGGGCGGGGGCTGGCGTCGACGCTGGGCAGGCCGCTGGTCCCGGTGCCGCGGGCGGTGGTGCGCTCGATGGTCGCGGCGGCCTTCCGGCTGCACGCGGTACCGGTCGACCCCGGCCTGTTCGACACCGTCGCCCGGCTGCCGCTGATGGACACCGGGCGCGCCAGGGACCAGCTCGGCTGGACGCCCCGGGTGGGTGCCTGGGACGCGGTCGGCGAACTGCTCGCCGGCCTGCACGGTGACGGTGGCCACCCGACGCCGCCGTTGCACGACGATTGA
- a CDS encoding helix-turn-helix domain-containing protein, producing the protein MQVSEEARLILARRLKELREQRWPARRITQGQLANALAVSTASISAWENTRSPTPPPVHRLEAYATFFATERSVAKKPYRVPGADELATAERSARDDLLAELTRLRTEANVEPGGRPEPTAPVPRSLWRFDDDRPITIVCGQLPPEMLTHLPYADPLNPDYVRLYTYADPDALLELYGHVRALNPGAEVHYKLASEMAGADYAGTHLISLGGVDWNNLTQYLLARLPVSVRQETRPTHSTSGHFEVTEGGERKEFHPVLGEIHGQPVLLEDVAHFYRGPSPYNREFTVSLCNGMYGRGTLGAVRSLTDPEFGARNEEYAERRFSGSAAFSILARVAVVNGRAVAPDWTDPDAVLHEWSEDPL; encoded by the coding sequence GTGCAGGTCTCCGAAGAAGCGCGCCTGATCCTCGCCCGCCGGTTGAAGGAGCTGCGCGAGCAACGCTGGCCCGCGCGGCGGATCACCCAGGGGCAGCTCGCCAACGCGCTCGCGGTGAGCACGGCATCGATCTCCGCCTGGGAGAACACGCGCTCGCCGACGCCGCCGCCGGTGCACCGGCTGGAGGCATACGCGACCTTCTTCGCCACCGAGCGCTCGGTGGCGAAGAAGCCGTACCGCGTGCCCGGCGCGGACGAACTGGCAACGGCCGAGCGGTCCGCACGCGACGACCTGCTCGCCGAGCTGACCAGGCTGCGTACCGAGGCGAACGTGGAACCGGGCGGCCGCCCCGAGCCGACGGCGCCCGTCCCCCGCAGCCTGTGGCGGTTCGACGACGACCGGCCGATCACCATCGTCTGCGGGCAGCTGCCCCCGGAGATGCTGACGCACCTGCCGTACGCCGACCCGCTCAACCCGGACTACGTGCGCCTGTACACCTACGCCGATCCGGACGCGCTGCTGGAGCTGTACGGGCACGTCCGTGCACTGAACCCCGGCGCCGAGGTGCACTACAAGCTGGCTTCGGAAATGGCGGGCGCGGACTACGCCGGCACCCACCTGATCTCCCTCGGGGGAGTCGACTGGAACAACCTGACCCAGTACCTGCTCGCCCGGTTGCCGGTGTCGGTGCGGCAGGAAACCCGGCCGACGCACTCCACCTCCGGGCATTTCGAGGTGACCGAAGGAGGTGAAAGGAAAGAATTCCATCCCGTTCTCGGCGAAATCCACGGGCAGCCGGTCCTGCTGGAGGACGTGGCGCATTTCTACCGCGGCCCGAGCCCGTACAACCGCGAATTCACCGTCTCCCTGTGCAACGGCATGTACGGCCGCGGCACCCTGGGTGCGGTGCGCTCGCTCACCGATCCCGAGTTCGGGGCGCGCAATGAGGAGTACGCGGAAAGACGCTTCTCCGGCAGTGCCGCATTCAGTATCCTCGCTCGTGTGGCCGTGGTGAACGGCCGGGCCGTCGCGCCGGATTGGACCGACCCGGACGCTGTGCTGCACGAGTGGTCGGAGGATCCGTTGTGA
- a CDS encoding RNA polymerase sigma factor, which translates to MGAPVSSVSSVSSIEAVFREEHGRLLAALVRRFGDLDLAEEVTSEAIEVALARWPVDGVPPKPGAWLMTTARRRAVDRLRRDRTLAARVAVLQVEADRAPASEVTGDAELPDERLQLFFTCAHPALPAEDRAALTLRCLAGLTTPEVARAFLVPAATMAKRIVRAKKKIREARIPFRVPGADELPERLPGVLQVVYSIFTEGYAASSGPDLQRLDLAEEAIRLTRILHRLLPAEREVTGLLALVLLVHARREARTGAGGEPVLLDEQDRTRWDRAMIDEGTALVPVALSGGPPGPYGVQAAIAALHDEAADLEHTDWPQIVALYDVLQTLAPSPVVALNRAAAVAMRDGPQAGLTLLDELSAEPLLRAYHPYPAARADLLHRLGRLSEAKAEYQRALDLAGSEPDRQLLRRKLESLGTA; encoded by the coding sequence ATGGGCGCGCCGGTGTCTTCTGTGTCTTCTGTGTCTTCTATCGAGGCCGTTTTCCGCGAGGAGCACGGCAGGCTGCTGGCCGCCCTCGTTCGCCGATTCGGCGACCTCGACCTGGCCGAGGAGGTCACTTCCGAAGCCATCGAGGTCGCACTGGCGCGCTGGCCGGTCGACGGGGTACCGCCGAAACCGGGCGCCTGGCTGATGACCACGGCCCGCCGCCGCGCGGTCGACCGCCTCCGCCGCGACCGGACGCTGGCCGCGCGGGTGGCGGTGCTGCAGGTGGAAGCCGACCGGGCGCCCGCGTCCGAGGTGACTGGGGACGCCGAACTGCCGGACGAGCGGCTGCAGTTGTTCTTCACCTGCGCGCACCCCGCCCTGCCCGCCGAAGACCGCGCCGCGCTGACCCTGCGCTGCCTGGCGGGCCTGACCACGCCCGAGGTGGCGCGGGCGTTCCTGGTCCCGGCCGCGACCATGGCGAAGCGGATCGTGCGGGCGAAGAAGAAGATCCGCGAAGCCCGCATCCCGTTCCGCGTGCCCGGAGCGGACGAACTGCCGGAGCGGCTGCCCGGCGTGCTCCAGGTGGTGTATTCGATCTTCACCGAGGGGTACGCGGCCAGTTCCGGGCCGGACCTGCAGCGGCTCGACCTGGCCGAGGAGGCGATCCGGCTGACCCGGATCCTGCACCGGCTGCTGCCCGCGGAACGCGAGGTCACCGGGTTGCTGGCGCTGGTGCTGCTGGTCCACGCCCGGCGGGAGGCGCGCACCGGCGCGGGCGGCGAGCCCGTGCTGCTCGACGAGCAGGACCGCACCCGCTGGGACCGCGCGATGATCGACGAGGGCACCGCGCTGGTGCCGGTCGCGCTGAGCGGCGGGCCGCCGGGGCCGTACGGCGTGCAGGCCGCGATCGCCGCGCTGCACGACGAAGCCGCGGACCTCGAGCACACCGACTGGCCGCAGATCGTCGCGCTGTACGACGTGCTGCAAACGCTTGCGCCCTCGCCGGTGGTCGCGTTGAACCGGGCGGCGGCGGTGGCCATGCGCGACGGGCCGCAGGCGGGTCTGACGCTGCTCGACGAACTGTCCGCGGAGCCGCTGCTGCGTGCTTACCACCCCTACCCCGCCGCCCGGGCCGATCTGCTGCACCGGCTCGGCAGGCTGTCCGAGGCGAAGGCCGAGTATCAGCGGGCGCTCGACCTGGCCGGGAGCGAGCCGGACCGCCAGCTCCTGCGGCGCAAACTGGAGTCGCTCGGAACCGCGTAG
- a CDS encoding YciI family protein, whose protein sequence is MKYLMLIHAATDVTEPECTPEDWMAYDKQVRDAGIFVSGESLADLVTATTVQVDRQGKRAVTDGPFAETREVLGGFYVIDVPDLDVALDWAARCPGSRDGGAIVVRPIADFDN, encoded by the coding sequence GTGAAGTACCTGATGCTGATCCACGCCGCCACCGACGTGACCGAGCCGGAGTGCACGCCCGAGGACTGGATGGCCTACGACAAGCAGGTCCGCGACGCGGGCATCTTCGTCTCCGGGGAATCGCTGGCCGACCTGGTCACCGCGACCACCGTGCAGGTCGACCGCCAGGGCAAGCGGGCGGTGACCGACGGCCCGTTCGCCGAGACCCGCGAGGTGCTCGGCGGCTTCTACGTCATCGACGTGCCCGACCTCGACGTGGCACTGGACTGGGCCGCCCGCTGCCCCGGGTCCCGCGACGGCGGCGCCATCGTGGTGCGGCCGATCGCCGACTTCGACAACTGA
- a CDS encoding adenylate kinase, with protein sequence MLLLGPTEPVPLDQVRRIAVAGPPGSGKTTLAAELSRRLGVPFTQFETFFHGPEWTVLPDWQEKVLAHVDGEAWAIEWQGEEVRERLTARTQVLVWLDHPRWLTTARVVTRTLRRRFGRGSAIPGGNTEGPLYTFFTDRDHIVRESWRRHSWLRARVERVLAEDRHPDLVVVRLRGQREVDAWLARSGSWLKPCTSPDWS encoded by the coding sequence ATGCTCCTGCTGGGACCCACCGAACCCGTGCCCCTCGATCAGGTGCGGCGGATCGCCGTGGCCGGCCCGCCCGGCTCGGGCAAGACCACCCTGGCCGCCGAGCTCAGCCGACGGCTCGGGGTGCCGTTCACCCAGTTCGAGACCTTCTTCCACGGTCCGGAGTGGACGGTGCTGCCGGACTGGCAGGAGAAGGTGCTGGCCCACGTCGACGGCGAAGCGTGGGCGATCGAATGGCAGGGCGAAGAAGTGCGCGAGCGGCTGACCGCCCGCACCCAGGTGCTGGTCTGGCTCGACCACCCGCGATGGCTCACCACGGCCAGGGTGGTCACGCGCACGCTGCGGCGGCGGTTCGGCCGCGGGAGCGCGATCCCCGGCGGCAACACCGAAGGCCCGCTGTACACCTTCTTCACCGACCGCGACCACATCGTCCGCGAGTCGTGGCGGCGGCACTCGTGGTTGCGCGCCAGGGTGGAGCGGGTGCTCGCCGAGGACCGGCACCCGGACCTCGTCGTCGTCCGGCTGCGCGGTCAGCGCGAGGTGGACGCCTGGCTGGCAAGATCGGGTTCGTGGCTGAAACCGTGCACATCCCCGGACTGGTCCTGA
- a CDS encoding DUF2795 domain-containing protein → MSKPNPIEIQKHLSGVDYPASRDDLIAAAQGNGADDSTLEALRGIPDREYEGPSGVSKEIGG, encoded by the coding sequence ATGAGCAAGCCGAATCCCATCGAGATCCAGAAGCACCTGTCCGGCGTGGACTACCCGGCGAGCCGCGACGACCTGATCGCGGCGGCGCAGGGCAACGGTGCTGATGACAGCACTCTGGAGGCGCTGCGCGGGATCCCCGACCGCGAGTACGAAGGCCCGAGCGGGGTCAGCAAGGAGATCGGCGGGTGA
- a CDS encoding GNAT family N-acetyltransferase — MTEATTKTRSDRLSIRLARPADLPTLTGVLADREFVEDRLARQQLRAGWLLTAWWDGEAVGGMYVWRDLAEEDELREHLPGVPLLTHIEIAPGHRGRGIGTELIRHGEAQLAAAGTTRVALAVEVTNERAERLYRRLGYREWAHGLITCYAEEVLADGRRKSRPETCRVLVKPL; from the coding sequence GTGACCGAAGCCACCACCAAGACGCGGAGCGACCGGCTGTCGATCCGCCTGGCCCGTCCGGCCGATCTGCCCACGCTGACCGGCGTACTGGCCGACCGCGAGTTCGTCGAAGACCGGCTGGCCAGGCAGCAGCTGCGCGCGGGCTGGCTGCTGACGGCGTGGTGGGACGGTGAGGCCGTCGGTGGCATGTACGTCTGGCGGGACCTCGCCGAGGAAGACGAGCTGCGCGAGCACCTGCCCGGCGTTCCGCTGCTCACCCACATCGAGATCGCGCCCGGCCACCGGGGGCGGGGCATCGGCACCGAGCTGATCCGTCACGGCGAGGCCCAGCTCGCCGCCGCCGGGACCACTCGGGTCGCGCTGGCCGTCGAGGTCACCAACGAGCGCGCGGAACGTCTCTACCGCCGCCTGGGCTACCGGGAGTGGGCGCACGGGCTGATCACCTGCTACGCCGAAGAAGTGCTGGCGGACGGGCGCCGCAAGTCGCGCCCGGAAACCTGCCGGGTCCTGGTCAAGCCGCTCTGA
- a CDS encoding endo-1,4-beta-xylanase, which translates to MQPIRLVTALLTAVALVVPLSATASAAPPTADQHGKTLRQAAPKKFRIGSAVAGGGHHETMPYPDPFSADRPYRDRLAAEFSSVSPENQMKWEYIHPERDRYDFAAADAIVRFAQRNHQVVRGHTLLWHSQNPAWLEQGEFTADELRAILRDHVRTVVGRYQGRIQQWDVANEIFTETGELRTTDNIWLRELGPGIIADVFRWTHQADPHAELFFNDYGVESVNAKSDAYLALIQQLRAQGVPVHGFSAQAHLSTRYGFPADLEPNLKRFSALGLETAITELDVRMDLPDGGVPTAEQLTQQADYYRRTLTACLNVRGCDSFTIWGFTDKYSWVPVFFEGEGAATVMWEDFSRKPAYYALRSTLADRR; encoded by the coding sequence ATGCAGCCGATTCGTCTGGTCACCGCCCTGTTGACGGCCGTGGCGCTGGTGGTCCCGCTGTCCGCCACGGCATCGGCCGCGCCGCCCACGGCGGACCAGCACGGGAAGACCCTCCGCCAGGCGGCCCCGAAGAAGTTCCGCATCGGCAGCGCGGTGGCCGGCGGCGGGCACCACGAGACGATGCCCTACCCGGACCCGTTCAGCGCCGACCGGCCCTACCGCGACCGGCTCGCCGCGGAGTTCAGCTCGGTCTCCCCGGAAAACCAGATGAAGTGGGAGTACATCCACCCCGAACGCGACCGCTACGACTTCGCCGCCGCCGACGCGATCGTCCGCTTCGCCCAGCGGAACCACCAGGTCGTGCGCGGGCACACCCTGCTGTGGCACAGCCAGAACCCGGCTTGGCTGGAGCAGGGCGAGTTCACCGCGGACGAACTACGCGCGATCCTGCGCGACCACGTCCGCACGGTCGTCGGGCGGTACCAGGGGCGCATCCAGCAATGGGATGTGGCCAACGAAATCTTCACCGAAACCGGGGAGCTGCGGACCACCGACAACATCTGGCTGCGTGAACTCGGCCCCGGCATCATCGCCGACGTGTTCCGCTGGACGCACCAGGCCGATCCGCACGCGGAACTGTTCTTCAACGACTACGGCGTGGAAAGCGTGAACGCCAAGAGCGACGCCTACCTCGCGCTGATCCAGCAGTTGCGCGCGCAGGGCGTGCCGGTGCACGGCTTTTCCGCACAGGCGCACCTGAGCACCCGCTACGGCTTCCCCGCCGACCTCGAACCCAACCTCAAGCGCTTTTCCGCGCTGGGCCTGGAAACCGCGATCACCGAACTCGACGTGCGCATGGATCTGCCCGACGGCGGGGTGCCCACCGCCGAGCAACTCACCCAGCAGGCCGACTACTACCGGCGCACGCTCACCGCTTGCCTGAACGTCCGCGGCTGCGATTCCTTCACCATCTGGGGTTTCACCGACAAGTACTCGTGGGTGCCGGTGTTCTTCGAAGGTGAAGGCGCGGCGACGGTCATGTGGGAGGACTTCTCGCGCAAACCCGCCTATTACGCGCTGCGGTCCACGCTGGCCGACAGGCGCTGA
- a CDS encoding alpha/beta fold hydrolase, which translates to MTPKFLPTAAAVLAVLLFAGCRPGGGQPAEPAAPPAGPPVQTGYAQVNGLNMYYETQGQGRPLVLLHGSLSTIETSFGKLRPGLAQSRQVIAVEQQGYGHTGDIDRPLAIEQMADDTVALLDRIGVGTADFFGYSMGSSVALQIAIRHPEKVRKLVLAAVSYNNSGFHPGMLDGIDELKPEDLAGTVYESEYLAKAPDPAHWPVFLEKTKDLDQNSPEVPAETIRAIKAPVQLIAADSDIVTPEHTVELFRLLGGGVMGDLNPLPASQLLVVPGTSHIGLVDRADFLLPAIPPFLDAPMPGEG; encoded by the coding sequence ATGACCCCGAAGTTCCTGCCCACCGCCGCGGCGGTGCTCGCCGTGCTGCTGTTCGCCGGCTGCCGGCCCGGCGGCGGGCAGCCGGCCGAGCCCGCCGCGCCCCCGGCCGGGCCGCCGGTGCAGACCGGCTACGCGCAGGTCAACGGGCTGAACATGTACTACGAAACGCAGGGGCAGGGCCGGCCGCTGGTGCTGCTGCACGGATCGCTGTCCACCATCGAGACCTCGTTCGGGAAGCTGCGGCCGGGGCTGGCCCAGTCGCGGCAGGTGATCGCGGTGGAGCAGCAGGGGTACGGCCACACCGGCGACATCGACCGGCCGCTGGCGATCGAGCAGATGGCCGACGACACCGTGGCGCTGCTGGACCGCATCGGCGTCGGCACCGCGGACTTCTTCGGGTACAGCATGGGCAGTTCGGTGGCGTTGCAGATCGCCATCCGGCACCCGGAGAAGGTGCGCAAGCTCGTGCTCGCGGCGGTGTCGTACAACAACTCGGGCTTCCACCCCGGGATGCTCGACGGCATCGATGAGCTCAAGCCGGAGGACCTGGCGGGCACCGTCTACGAAAGCGAGTACCTGGCGAAGGCGCCCGACCCCGCGCACTGGCCGGTGTTCCTGGAGAAGACCAAGGACCTCGACCAGAACTCGCCGGAGGTCCCGGCGGAGACCATCCGGGCCATCAAGGCCCCGGTCCAGCTGATCGCGGCGGACTCCGACATCGTCACGCCGGAGCACACCGTGGAGTTGTTCCGCCTGCTCGGCGGTGGGGTGATGGGTGATCTGAACCCGCTCCCGGCGTCCCAGCTGCTGGTGGTGCCGGGAACCTCGCACATCGGCCTGGTGGACCGCGCGGACTTCCTGCTGCCCGCCATCCCGCCGTTCCTGGACGCCCCCATGCCCGGCGAGGGCTGA
- a CDS encoding glycosyltransferase, whose translation MRVLFASLASVGHTYPLIPLATAVRAAGHEVHFAAGEAVHAPLAASGLRPFRPADSFYEIYAEDLAPELTRLRPDLVVHEWGLPGAAAAAAEAGIPGIWHGFGRLFPAGIGLELPTGDGRPHFDICPPSLQDPDFLATGNRIPLRPLPYSPSESWEAPAKPFVYLTLGTAFGTTELLTTAIDGLAATGAHVLVATGRLAPEELGELPDHVTARSWVPQAQVLPHADVVVHHGGSGTTLGALGAGIPQLLLPQGADQFGNADAIDAAGAGIRTGETAEEITVNVRKLLEPKENSYREAARAVAGEIADLPSPEEIVRRLPELIP comes from the coding sequence ATGCGCGTGCTCTTCGCCAGCCTGGCGTCCGTCGGTCACACCTATCCCCTGATCCCGCTCGCCACCGCCGTGCGGGCGGCCGGGCACGAGGTGCACTTCGCTGCCGGCGAGGCCGTGCACGCGCCCCTGGCCGCGAGCGGGTTGCGCCCGTTCCGGCCCGCCGACTCGTTCTACGAGATCTACGCCGAAGACCTGGCGCCGGAACTGACGCGCCTGCGGCCGGATCTGGTGGTGCACGAATGGGGCCTGCCCGGCGCGGCGGCCGCTGCCGCGGAGGCCGGGATCCCCGGGATCTGGCACGGATTCGGGCGGCTGTTCCCGGCCGGGATCGGCCTCGAACTGCCCACGGGGGACGGGCGGCCGCATTTCGACATCTGCCCGCCTTCCCTGCAGGACCCGGATTTCCTCGCCACGGGGAATCGCATTCCACTGCGTCCCCTGCCGTATTCGCCATCCGAGTCGTGGGAGGCGCCCGCGAAACCGTTCGTCTACCTGACGCTGGGCACCGCGTTCGGCACCACGGAACTGCTCACCACCGCGATCGACGGCCTGGCGGCCACTGGCGCGCACGTACTGGTGGCGACCGGTCGGCTGGCTCCGGAAGAACTCGGTGAGCTGCCGGACCACGTCACCGCGCGGTCGTGGGTGCCGCAGGCGCAGGTGCTGCCGCACGCCGACGTGGTGGTGCACCACGGCGGGAGCGGGACCACGCTCGGCGCGCTCGGCGCCGGTATCCCGCAACTGCTGCTGCCCCAGGGCGCCGACCAGTTCGGCAACGCCGACGCGATCGACGCCGCGGGCGCCGGTATCCGCACCGGGGAAACCGCCGAGGAGATCACCGTGAACGTCCGGAAACTGCTGGAGCCGAAGGAAAACAGTTACCGCGAAGCCGCACGGGCGGTGGCCGGGGAAATCGCGGACCTGCCCTCACCCGAGGAAATCGTTCGGCGGCTGCCCGAGCTGATCCCATAA
- a CDS encoding STAS domain-containing protein, which produces MDFSVHRPGPPLSVRTTLLGDEIGLLAPTGDIDMATAPLLAAAFADLRKEHAPRAVVVELAGVNFLGSAGLSCLANVRADTELALSRLTHAVRRALEVGGLREYFPCYDTTEEARDGLRQRLSASVDRSA; this is translated from the coding sequence ATGGACTTTTCCGTGCACCGCCCGGGTCCGCCGTTGTCCGTCCGCACGACCCTGCTGGGGGACGAAATCGGTTTGCTCGCCCCCACCGGGGACATCGACATGGCCACCGCGCCGTTGCTCGCCGCCGCTTTCGCGGATCTGCGCAAAGAACACGCACCGCGTGCGGTGGTGGTCGAACTGGCCGGGGTGAACTTCCTCGGCAGCGCGGGCCTGAGTTGCCTGGCGAATGTGCGTGCCGACACCGAACTCGCGTTGTCACGGTTGACCCACGCGGTCCGCCGAGCCCTCGAAGTCGGCGGACTGCGCGAGTACTTCCCGTGTTACGACACGACCGAAGAAGCCCGCGACGGCCTGCGTCAGCGCCTGTCGGCCAGCGTGGACCGCAGCGCGTAA